Sequence from the Pseudomonas sp. 7SR1 genome:
CTGGCGCCATCCGTCACGGCATCACTCGTGCCCTGATGGACTACGACGAAACTCTGCGCAGCCCACTGCGCAAAGCCGGCTTCGTTACTCGCGATGCTCGCGAAGTTGAACGTAAGAAAGTCGGTCTGCGTAAAGCGCGTAAGCGTCCTCAGTACTCGAAGCGTTAATTCGTCTTCGCGTTCAAAAAAACGCCCAGTTCCATACGGAGCTGGGCGTTTTTTTATGGGCAAAATAATTTGCTGTGACAACTTGCCACATCCGTAGAGCCCCTATACTACAAGGCTTGGCGGTATGACCGCTCGGTAATTACCTTGTCAGAATTGGGGGTTTTCATTACCATTCGGCAAAATTTTTATAAGTTCAGATTTTTACTTAGTAGACGCCTGATTCAACAGGCCACAAAGCTGATGGGAGAGGACTGAATGAGCAATGACGGCGTGAATGCAGGCCGGCGTCGCTTCCTGGTAGCAGCCACATCCGTGGTGGGTGCTGCAGGAGCGGTGGGGGCTGCGGTCCCGTTCGTGGGGTCATGGTTTCCCAGCGCCAAGGCGAAAGCTGCCGGCGCACCGGTGAAAGTGAATGTCAGCAAGATCGAGCCAGGCCAGCAGATGATTGCTGAGTGGCGCGGCCAGCCGGTGTTCATCGTCCGCCGTACGGAGGAAATCCTGGGGAATCTGAAAAAGATCGAGGGTCAGTTGTCCGACCCATCCTCCAAGAACTCGGTCCAACCGGAATACGTCAACCCTGAAACGCGTTCGATCAAGCCGGAAGTCCTGCTGCTGATCGGTATCTGTACGCACCTGGGTTGCTCGCCAACGTTCCGTCCCGAAGTGGCCCCTGCCGACCTGGGCAAGGATTGGGTCGGCGGCTATTTCTGCCCTTGCCACGGCTCCCATTACGACCTGGCCGGTCGCGTCTACAAGTCGCAACCCGCACCTCTGAACCTGCCAGTTCCCCCGCATTCCTATGAGACCGATGACATCATTGTCGTTGGCGTCGATACGGAGAAAGCGTGATGAGCAAATTAATGGATTGGTTCGATGCGCGCTTTCCCGCGACCAAAATGTGGGAAGACCATCTCAGCAAGTACTACGCCCCGAAGAACTTCAACTTCTTCTACTTCTTTGGCTCCCTGGCACTGCTCGTTCTGGTCAACCAGATCGTTACCGGTGTCTGGCTGACCATGAGCTACACCCCGTCGGCGGAAGAGGCGTTTGCCTCCGTCGAGTACATCATGCGCGACGTCGAGTACGGCTCGATCCTGCGTCTGCTGCACTCCACCGGTGCCTCGGCATTCTTCATCGTGGTCTACCTGCACATGTTCCGCGGCCTGCTCTACGGTTCGTACCAGAAGCCTCGTGAGCTGGTGTGGGTCTTCGGCATGCTGATCTACCTGGCGCTGATGGCCGAGGCCTTCATGGGCTACCTGCTGCCGTGGGGCCAGATGTCTTACTGGGGTGCCCAGGTGATCATCTCGCTGTTCGGTGCGATTCCTGTCATCGGCGACGACCTGACCCAGTGGATCCGTGGCGACTACCTGATCTCGGGTATCACCTTGAACCGCTTCTTCGCCCTGCATGTGGTGGCCCTGCCGATCGTGATCCTCGGCCTGGTGGTGCTGCACATCCTGGCGCTGCATGAAGTCGGTTCGAACAACCCTGA
This genomic interval carries:
- the petA gene encoding ubiquinol-cytochrome c reductase iron-sulfur subunit — translated: MSNDGVNAGRRRFLVAATSVVGAAGAVGAAVPFVGSWFPSAKAKAAGAPVKVNVSKIEPGQQMIAEWRGQPVFIVRRTEEILGNLKKIEGQLSDPSSKNSVQPEYVNPETRSIKPEVLLLIGICTHLGCSPTFRPEVAPADLGKDWVGGYFCPCHGSHYDLAGRVYKSQPAPLNLPVPPHSYETDDIIVVGVDTEKA
- a CDS encoding cytochrome b; translation: MSKLMDWFDARFPATKMWEDHLSKYYAPKNFNFFYFFGSLALLVLVNQIVTGVWLTMSYTPSAEEAFASVEYIMRDVEYGSILRLLHSTGASAFFIVVYLHMFRGLLYGSYQKPRELVWVFGMLIYLALMAEAFMGYLLPWGQMSYWGAQVIISLFGAIPVIGDDLTQWIRGDYLISGITLNRFFALHVVALPIVILGLVVLHILALHEVGSNNPDGVDIKKLKDENGVPLDGIAFHPYYTVKDIVGVVVFLFIFCSIVFFFPEMGGYFLEKPNFEQANAFKTPEHIAPVWYFTPFYAILRAVPDKLLGVIAMGAAIAVLFVLPWLDRSPVKSMRYKGWLSRIWLVVFCISFVILGVLGVLAPTPGRTLLSQVCTFLYFAYFILMPFYTRLEKTKPVPERVTG